The Ciconia boyciana chromosome 2, ASM3463844v1, whole genome shotgun sequence genome has a segment encoding these proteins:
- the NR4A3 gene encoding nuclear receptor subfamily 4 group A member 3 isoform X2, giving the protein MPCVQAQYSPSPPGSNYAAQTYAYGSEYSSEIMNPDYAKLTMDLSSTEITATATTSLPSFSTFMEGYSGSYELKPSCLYQMQSASSSQRPLIKMEDTRLSSYQPSLPPSTDEGMPSTSMYFKQSPPSTPTTPGFPSHQSLWDEPPLQPTQTCLPPGHLMDAAPMKTVPPRFPLFHFKHSPPHTPAAATHMCYDPASLSLPLGSDRPAASQTPMESHSYGLHLAKRPATLAFSPLGLNAATSSLMGESSGGGSSGLPSPPSRSSSSGEGTCAVCGDNAACQHYGVRTCEGCKGFFKRTVQKNAKYVCLANKNCPVDKRRRNRCQYCRFQKCLSVGMVKEVVRTDSLKGRRGRLPSKPKSPLQQEPSQPSPPSPPISMMNALVRALTDSTPRELDYSRV; this is encoded by the exons ATGCCCTGTGTGCAAGCGCAGTATAGTCCTTCACCGCCCGGTTCAAATTATGCAGCTCAGACCTACGCGTATGGCTCGGAGTACAGCTCAGAGATCATGAACCCTGACTATGCCAAGCTGACCATGGACCTGAGCAGTACCGAAATCACTGCCACTGCCACCacctcccttcccagcttcagCACCTTTATGGAGGGTTACTCTGGCAGCTACGAGCTCAAGCCTTCCTGCCTCTACCAAATGCAAtctgcctcctccagccagAGGCCCCTCATAAAGATGGAAGACACCCGGCTCTCCTCGTACCAGCCCTCACTGCCACCCTCCACGGACGAGGGGATGCCCAGCACTTCCATGTACTTCAAGCAATCTCCGCCCTCCACGCCCACCACACCTGGCTTCCCCTCTCACCAGAGCCTGTGGGACGAGCCCCCGCTGCAGCCCACGCAGACCTGCCTGCCGCCCGGCCACCTGATGGACGCTGCCCCCATGAAGACCGTGCCTCCGCGCTTCCCCCTCTTCCACTTCAAGCACTCGCCCCCCCACACACCGGCCGCGGCCACCCACATGTGCTACGACCCTGCTTCCCTGAGCCTGCCCCTGGGCTCCGACAGACCCGCCGCCAGCCAGACACCCATGGAGAGCCATTCCTACGGGCTTCATCTGGCCAAAAGACCAGCCACCTTAGCCTTCTCACCGCTCGGCCTCAACGCAGCCACCTCCAGCCTGATGGGTGagagcagcggcggcggcagcagcggcctCCCATCTCCGCCCAGCAGGAGCTCCTCGTCCGGGGAAGGCACCTGCGCAGTCTGTGGGGATaatgctgcctgccagcactACGGGGTACGGACGTGCGAGGGCTGCAAGGGCTTTTTCAAG AGAACCgttcagaaaaatgcaaaatatgtttGTCTTGCAAATAAAAACTGTCCAGTGGACAAGAGACGTCGTAACAGATGCCAATACTGCCGGTTTCAGAAGTGTCTCAGTGTCGGCATGGTTAAAGAAG tTGTCCGTACCGACAGCctgaaagggagaagaggtCGGCTGCCTTCCAAACCAAAGAGCCCCTTACAGCAAGAACCCTCTCAGCCCTCCCCGCCTTCTCCTCCCATCAGCATGATGAACGCCCTTGTACGAGCTTTAACCGACTCCACGCCCAGGGAGCTTGACTATTCAAGA gtCTGA
- the NR4A3 gene encoding nuclear receptor subfamily 4 group A member 3 isoform X1 yields the protein MPCVQAQYSPSPPGSNYAAQTYAYGSEYSSEIMNPDYAKLTMDLSSTEITATATTSLPSFSTFMEGYSGSYELKPSCLYQMQSASSSQRPLIKMEDTRLSSYQPSLPPSTDEGMPSTSMYFKQSPPSTPTTPGFPSHQSLWDEPPLQPTQTCLPPGHLMDAAPMKTVPPRFPLFHFKHSPPHTPAAATHMCYDPASLSLPLGSDRPAASQTPMESHSYGLHLAKRPATLAFSPLGLNAATSSLMGESSGGGSSGLPSPPSRSSSSGEGTCAVCGDNAACQHYGVRTCEGCKGFFKRTVQKNAKYVCLANKNCPVDKRRRNRCQYCRFQKCLSVGMVKEVVRTDSLKGRRGRLPSKPKSPLQQEPSQPSPPSPPISMMNALVRALTDSTPRELDYSRYCSTDQAAAGTDAEHVQQFYNLLTASIDITRGWAEKIPGFTDLPKEDQTLLIESAFLELFVLRLSIRSDTAEDKFVFCNGLVLHRLQCLRGFGEWLDSIKDFSLNLKSLNLDIPALASLSALTMITERHGLKEPKKVEELCNKITSSLKDHLTFSCQNKGQPLESAEPKVLGVLADLRSLCTLGLQRIFYLKLEDLVPAPSIIDRLFLDTLPF from the exons ATGCCCTGTGTGCAAGCGCAGTATAGTCCTTCACCGCCCGGTTCAAATTATGCAGCTCAGACCTACGCGTATGGCTCGGAGTACAGCTCAGAGATCATGAACCCTGACTATGCCAAGCTGACCATGGACCTGAGCAGTACCGAAATCACTGCCACTGCCACCacctcccttcccagcttcagCACCTTTATGGAGGGTTACTCTGGCAGCTACGAGCTCAAGCCTTCCTGCCTCTACCAAATGCAAtctgcctcctccagccagAGGCCCCTCATAAAGATGGAAGACACCCGGCTCTCCTCGTACCAGCCCTCACTGCCACCCTCCACGGACGAGGGGATGCCCAGCACTTCCATGTACTTCAAGCAATCTCCGCCCTCCACGCCCACCACACCTGGCTTCCCCTCTCACCAGAGCCTGTGGGACGAGCCCCCGCTGCAGCCCACGCAGACCTGCCTGCCGCCCGGCCACCTGATGGACGCTGCCCCCATGAAGACCGTGCCTCCGCGCTTCCCCCTCTTCCACTTCAAGCACTCGCCCCCCCACACACCGGCCGCGGCCACCCACATGTGCTACGACCCTGCTTCCCTGAGCCTGCCCCTGGGCTCCGACAGACCCGCCGCCAGCCAGACACCCATGGAGAGCCATTCCTACGGGCTTCATCTGGCCAAAAGACCAGCCACCTTAGCCTTCTCACCGCTCGGCCTCAACGCAGCCACCTCCAGCCTGATGGGTGagagcagcggcggcggcagcagcggcctCCCATCTCCGCCCAGCAGGAGCTCCTCGTCCGGGGAAGGCACCTGCGCAGTCTGTGGGGATaatgctgcctgccagcactACGGGGTACGGACGTGCGAGGGCTGCAAGGGCTTTTTCAAG AGAACCgttcagaaaaatgcaaaatatgtttGTCTTGCAAATAAAAACTGTCCAGTGGACAAGAGACGTCGTAACAGATGCCAATACTGCCGGTTTCAGAAGTGTCTCAGTGTCGGCATGGTTAAAGAAG tTGTCCGTACCGACAGCctgaaagggagaagaggtCGGCTGCCTTCCAAACCAAAGAGCCCCTTACAGCAAGAACCCTCTCAGCCCTCCCCGCCTTCTCCTCCCATCAGCATGATGAACGCCCTTGTACGAGCTTTAACCGACTCCACGCCCAGGGAGCTTGACTATTCAAGA TACTGTTCCACTGatcaggctgctgcaggcacagatGCAGAACATGTACAACAGTTCTATAATCTTCTGACTGCCTCCATTGACATAACTAGAGGCTGGGCAGAAAAAATCCCAGGATTTACTGACCTCCCAAAAGAAGATCAGACATTACTCATAGAATCAGCTTTTTTGGAGCTGTTTGTACTAAGACTCTCCATCAG gtCTGATACTGCTGAGGATAAGTTTGTATTCTGCAATGGACTTGTGCTTCATAGACTTCAGTGCCTTCGTGGATTTGGGGAGTGGCTCGACTCTATTAAAGACTTTTCCTTAAACTTAAAGAGCCTTAACCTTGATATCCCAGCCTTAGCAAGTTTATCAGCTCTAACTATGATTACAG AACGACATGGATTAAAAGAACCAAAGAAAGTGGAAGAGCTATGCAACAAGATCACAAGCAGTTTGAAAGATCACTTAACTTTCAGTTGCCAAAACAAAGGACAACCGCTTGAGTCTGCAGAGCCGAAGGTACTGGGTGTTCTGGCTGACTTGCGTTCTCTCTGCACACTGGGACTGCAGCGCATCTTTTACCTGAAACTGGAAGATTTGGTGCCAGCCCCTTCCATTATCGACAGGCTGTTTCTGGACACCTTACCCTTCTGA